tggtagcattgcctttaaattgtttaacttgggtcaaacgtttcgggtatacttccacaagcttcccacaataaggtgggtgaatttaacttcctgactgatgtcttgagatgttgcttcaatatatccacatcattttctttcctcatgatgccatctattttgtgaagtgcaccagtccctcctacatcaaatcactcccacaacatgatgctgccacccccgtgcttcacggttgggatggtgttcttctgcttgcaagcctccccctttttcctccaaacataacgatggtcattatggcctaacagttcaatttttgtttcatcagacgagaggacatttcgccaaaaattacaatatttttcccaatgtgcaattgcaaactgtaatctggctttttttatggaggATTTGGAGCAATGGCTCcgtccttgctgagcagcctttcaggttgaGTCAATATAGgattcattttactgtggatatagatacttttgtacctgtttcctccagcatcttcacaaggtcctttgctgttgttctgggattgatttgcacttttcgcaccaaagtacgttcatctctaggagatggaacacgtctccttccttagcggtatgacggctgtgtggtcccatggtgtttatacttatgtactattgtttgtacagatgattgtggtaccttcaggtgtttggaaattgctcccaaggatgaaccaaacttgtggaggtcaaaaaaaaaaaatctgaggtcgTGGCTGATTTTTtaagattttcccatgatgtcaagcaaagaggtattgagtttgaaggtagaccctgaattacatccacaggtacacctccaattgactcaaatgatgtcaattagcctatcagaagcttctaaagccatgacataattttctggaattttccaagctgtttaaaggcacagtcaacttagtgaatgtaaacttctgacacactggaattgtgatacagtgaattagaagtgaaataatatgtctgtaaacaattacttgtgtcatgtacaaagtagatgtcctaaccaacttgccaaaactatagtttgccgCATTTCTAGTTATTGTTTATGACCATCtcattaaaaaatataaattgttttGGTATGTCTATTTAGGTGGAAATCTACATTTTGCCACACCATTAAAATATAACACAGTGTAAGGGATCCTTGCTTTGGCATTTCCAAAGAGGTCCCTGGCAGGCGAATCTTCCACAACAGAATAATTTAAACCATGGAGAATGCACATTGTGAAACCTGAAGCCCAAGCCTTACACGTCCAGAGCCAAATTAGTAATGTGACGAACACCATTATAAATCTTGCGCCTGACCAAGGATATCAGGACCTCGTAATTATCCCTGAAGGTCAGGGGGAAGGCATGTGtgactatatttatttatttactgtatATTCCAGAATAGGTGTTGGAGTTTTAGAATACATTTTCATGCCTTTTTAAGGACTTATATCCCTCCAAGTTATGCAACTCTTTGCTAGGGCTCATTGGTCTTGTTCAGTTGCTAAAAATTCTACAGTTTGAAGATACAATACCTATAAATCTGTGTATTTTCTTGAAGGCCAGACAATATGAACCAAAGTCCATTCCCCAATATCACAATAACAAAGGCAAAGATATTTTAAGTTCAACTCAGCCTCTGTGAATGTTTGCTCCTGTTTATTGTCTCCTGAACATCACCAGGTAGAGTGGCTGCAGCTGCAATATAACAGTATGTTTAGGTATGAAAATAGGGCAAACATTGTGGAAGGGTAGTTTAGGGGGAAAATCCCCCTGTGATTTGGGAACTCCTCTCCCATACATTTTTACCCAAGTCCAACCATGATCTACAAAACTTACACATCCTGATGTGCACCTACATGATTGCTAATACGTCTTTGGATGATATTCCAATATCTGAAAAGCACAGTCAGTGGTTTTGTTGAATTGATACTAGTGATGGTGCAAAAATAGCAATACTAATTATTTAATTTACTTTAGAGTTGTACCTTTCTTCAGCCAACCACATTTCCTGTTAACTTTGCCAATATGAAATCAAGATTTTTATTCTGATGTTAAATCATATCCCCCATGCAAGATTGTTGAGAAACAAAAGAGGGTTTACCTTTGAAGTgtgtctactgtattgtattgatTTGTGTATTTAGTATTTTTATGAATGGCCGCACAAAATGAAGGTCCAATAAAAGAATGGTACTGTACCTTGGGCCTATTGATCTGTTTCTTCAGCTGGTTCAGGTCGCTCTGGTCGCTGTTGTCGCTGAGTCCGGCCTCCTCCCCCAACCCGCTGTCCTCTGTGTCCAGGCTGCTGCTACGGGAGCCCATCTTCCGCTCCTGACTACCCAGATGTACCTGAGCTCTCACACCCAGACGTCTCCGGGTGGGTGACTCGTTGCCCAGGAAGGGCTTGTTGGCATCCTCAGGTGCCATCTGGATCTTGTCCTTGATTGAGCATACCAGGTCAGTGCTGTACTCACTGTACTTTGGCATGTGGCTCTTGATCACCTCACCCGTTCGGATCAGACTGCCGCTGTCGGTGTCCGCCTCGACCACACGTGTCTTGACTAGGATTTTTGTCTCGTTCTGCTTCTCCCTTTCTTCGTCCTCAATGATGGAGGTGGGCATCCACCCAGAGGGTATGGTCTCTTGTTTGACCAAGTTCTCGTCGGCCCAGCCCTGCCAGCTCTTGGCAAGACTGTGGACCATGGCAGCACATTTGATCTTCCTCACAGCCCTAACAAAGGGTTTATCCTCCTGGCTGGTACTCATCATGGCTCCTGCTTGACCGTGCTTACAagatattgtgttgatgttgtagggaaagtcagtgagtgagtgagtgagttgaaATAATCCTTCGCTGCCTTTGCTCCGCTTTAAATAAACTGTCGTGGAGAGCAGTCACAGGCCGAACGTGTGACATTTTTTTAATACGTACATGGATGCCTACCACGACCCCAAAACATTGGTGGGATTTCCCCTCAAGAGAGCCAGGGAACAGATGGTCACTCTCTGCAGTGAATGACAGTCTACAAGGGTTCTGCCCTCGTACGCATATACACAAAAATACATGATGAAACAAACCTCTAACAATCCCTACGTTTGAGTGTCTGATCTACAAAGTAATTGCTCACACAAACATAAGAATACATCATTCTTATTTTTTTTGATAGATTTATAAATGCTGTATTTCTATTTCGAAGGCAAATTCCTGCTTAACCCACATTGATAGAGGATATGTGTTACGTAGCTACTAATTGTCTTGGATAATGAGCATCTGCTAAAATGGTGATATCAATACTTTTGGGTCATGCTATAATTTATTTTCATGCAATGTTGCATATAGCTTGACAGTTCGCTGTGTTGTTCTATTTTGGAGTGAGCCTGCTGGAGTGTGTATGCGAGGTTACTGCTGATTGATGCATGGGTCTGGCCAGAGAACTTGAGCTGGGTTATTTTGGGGAGACGCACACAGGTCTAAAAGGACGCCCGCTTTGTCTGGCCATCAAACATATTGTAGTTCTGTCGCAGCAACCAAAAATCTAATTATATTTGTGCAATATCctttgtgtgtttgttgtttgTAAAAAGTCCACTTGTGTCAGAAACAAAGATTGTAGAAAAACAAGCCTTAAAAAAATCTAATGAAATCAACAGTGTATGAATTCTGATGAGGTCTGCTTGAAAAATAAATCTTTGGTAGACACTTGAAAATTTGCTCACTCAATCAGTGTGCCTATGATGATACATTTTGCACTAACATGAACCCTGACATGAAGGTGCAACACTCATATGAAAAGTATAACAGGCTTCAAAGGATTTCTAATATTTCTAAACTCACAGCCATAAATTGATATTTCAATCATCTGGGTCGTATCAATGGAAGATTTCCATTGAGCAATAAAGATGATTTGGTTTTAACACCTTTATCAAATTTGTATGTATTTCTCACAACACATTCCACACGTCCTTTCATTTAAATTTGTTTAATATGTAATTCTTGAGTCATTGCCGTACACTTCAAGGGAGCCAGAATTGAGATCTTGTTACTTGTTTGTTCCTTGCATGGTTGTAAAAATATCCTCCACAGAAGGCGGCCAAGCTTCAACGTGGACACAGGGAAAAAACCTGGCAGTGTATGACTGCGAGAGAACAGATTGTGCTTCCATGGAGGAATTTTTCTCTCTCACCACAACCATGGAGATGACATCAACATGATTACAATGATAAAAGTGGTGTCTTATCTCTAAGcattctactaagctaacatatggaattgttttattaagatggtcataccaaggatcatttacctatttgattttgaattttaggacacCTGTAGGTATCAAATTATtctgttttattattatttgatgaaacatttcatttggccttactgctattagctcatagaaacgcattgaattaCATATTCATACATGGCAAAACACATAGTCAAATAATACATCAAAAGGAAGTAtcttttgaagtgtctgtcctatagccgAGATATAAGAAAACTCAGGAAATTATTGAAATCCCACGCCTGCCTATTAACCCCTTTTTTGGCACTAAAGTACTTCCATACTACAATTAATACCGGGTTACCCctagacgagtcttgtgaggcttgtgggagtcgtagagcaaaacgtgttcgtgagagtcttaGCTTTCAATGGTGGGGTCATATAAGTTTGTAACCCAAACCGTTCGGATGCGTCAGACGTTTttgtggtctgacaaacaccgctgcgGCTCTGCCCCCTTCCATTGCAGATGAGAAAGACCAAACCTCTGcccatttgtatttttattttatttaacatttatataagcagggagtcatgctgagaaCATGGTCTCTTTCACAGATGAGACCTGCATGAACCCATCAATATGCAACAATTACACtagatatatctatatatataaatGATATAATACCCGAAAAGGaaatgtggtggattgagacgtgGGTGGAATGTGGTGGAAAAATCTTATCCTTAGCTAAAACAGACATATTTTGATGGAGCTTTTTTTTATTGTGCAATTTAGATTGACTAAGGTTTTTTTAAATAAGCATCGCTCGTCTTCCTCAATGAGCCGTTATTCAGACATAAGGCATGTGgtgaagattttttttaaatccaccaGTCTATATTATTTTCCTTTTGATTCATATTATTTCATAATCTTCCACACAAGTGCCTTGTATGTATTCTGTATGCACTGCAAAACAGAAATACACTGATTGGTGTTCACAATACACCCAGCCTTGCCTGCTCATTTTGGTTTATCTGTGAATGGATGAAGAGTGACTCACAGTGGTGGTGTGTGTTGTACTTAAACAGATTTTAACATCAGAGTTAATAAGATATGCTGGCTCCTCTTACTCTCTGACTGACACATAtttcacacatatacacatatttcCTTGTTGAAGTGTGTAAGTTGAAACAGCCTTCTGTTGTCCTCTTATCATATCTCAAGCAATGATGTATACAaattggcactccccagtaggagcagtccaccataggaatgaatggaattctatagtatttcaattaaatattTGAGGGACAAAATTACATGCATTTAAGTATATTTTACCGTAAGGATATTTATGTATATAAATAGATATTTATGTTGATATTTAACTCACATTATATAATTGAAAAGAAGTTGCATTAATTAAGGTATCTGTAACagaataaatgtggcaaaaacgAACGTAGACATTATTAATTAATGGATTTTTTATAGCTtcccaaatatattttttacaacggTGGTGGAGTGCCAAGACGGAGTCACGatggcttcaacacagcgccccctatcagtcatctagtaTGCATATAAAAAAATGGTTTCAATGAGTTTTGAAGAAAACAAAGTATGGGAAATATGGGCTTGAATAGTTCATGACAAGGAGTCCTTATTGGCTGTGTGTACACTAAcaacacccatgcataccccacaagacatgccaccagaggactcttcacagtccccaagtccagaacagactatgggatgcacacagtactacatagagccatgactagatggaactctattccacatcaggtaactgatgcaagcagtagaatcagattttaaaaaacagataaaaatgcaccttaaggaacagcagggactgtgtagcaacacaaacatagacacagacacatgcattcacacacatgataacatacttactatacacacacgtacacatggattttgtgttgtagatatgtggtagtagagtaggggcctgaggacacacactagGTGTGTTGTGAAAAAGTTTAtgaatgtattttaatgtttttaaaattgtataactgccttaattttgacgGACTCCAGGAAGAATAGTTTCTACCTTGGCAAAaacaaatacaacaacacaaaggtGACATTTTTCTGGATAGTTGTTTTCAAAAAGTAGCATTTATCCAGTCCAATGTATGCTATTATTCATTattaactgggtggtttgagccctaaATGTTGATTAGATGACaactgtggtatatcagaccgtgtatcacaggtatgacaaaacatttatttttactgctctaattacgttggtaaccagtttataattgcaAATAGATATCTCGagtgtttgtggtatatggccaatataccatggctgtatccaggcactctgcattgtGTCATGCAAGGGACAGCTTAGCTATTGAaatattgtccatataccacacctcctcgggccttattgcttaattatactaCAGTTTTTGTCAATCGCTTTGGTGCTATTTCCAAGTATGTGTGGAATTTTCTAAACTTATAATACAAAGCTCCAAACTGGTAACACTTGTAACGCAGCAAGTCCTACattataaaaacattttattGTGCATTCATTTTATTTGGAGTCATCTTTCATCACACAACTATTAATCCAAAACATATTTTTACTGTGAAATACCATGAGAACA
This is a stretch of genomic DNA from Oncorhynchus mykiss isolate Arlee chromosome 7, USDA_OmykA_1.1, whole genome shotgun sequence. It encodes these proteins:
- the abraa gene encoding actin-binding Rho-activating protein → MMSTSQEDKPFVRAVRKIKCAAMVHSLAKSWQGWADENLVKQETIPSGWMPTSIIEDEEREKQNETKILVKTRVVEADTDSGSLIRTGEVIKSHMPKYSEYSTDLVCSIKDKIQMAPEDANKPFLGNESPTRRRLGVRAQVHLGSQERKMGSRSSSLDTEDSGLGEEAGLSDNSDQSDLNQLKKQINRPKIRVTTMGDIKSRWQQWSQQHVEGQKLNPFSEEFDYEHAMAQRLQKGDEGYGRPKEGSKTAMRGDRAQKHVYKEMEELCWIVKDMGLKDKNGKSYITFGRLFDRYVKISDKVVGIVLRCRKHKMLDFEGEMLWKGQDDHVVITLRDVKED